The Lynx canadensis isolate LIC74 chromosome D2, mLynCan4.pri.v2, whole genome shotgun sequence DNA segment GGGTAGGTTCCCAGAGGCTGTCTGGCAGGTAGGGCCCCAGCTGTACCCTTCCTAGGATGCCCCTCCCACCTCAGCAATGAACCCCATTGTGAGGAAGGtggttgggggggcaggggggggggggggggggagaggccaCAGCATCCCTCATGTCCAACCTGGTAGGCATTTCCTGAGGCCCAAGTCCTGTCTTCCACCTGACAGTTAGTCCCAAGGTGAGTGGAAAAGCAGCTTCCCCAATTCTGAGTTTCTTCCACCTTCTGCTTAAGACCCATTCTGCAACTCAAGCCTTCTTATTTTCCAATCtctggtttctctccctctctattcctgtgccccctccccgggggtggggggaggcaggagccaCTGACCATGGCTGAAGGACCCCCTTGGCCAGGCTGGCATCCATCCCTGGCTGCCTGACACAGGTGTCTCCTTCCATTCAAGGTCCACCCCCGCTGGCAGCTTAGCACATCCCATCCCCATTTGTAGCCCCAACCGCCTTAACTAAGCAGAGTCCAGAAGGAAAGGGGCCCAGGAAAGAGCTCATTCTAGAATAACATGAGGTCATAACTGGGGGGAGACAAGCAGTGGGTTGAGAAGGCAGAGCAGACAGGACAGAGGGATTCACCAGATCCCAGATCTCAGGGGCCATTCCAGGATGGGGGCTGCTACCTCTTGTCTTAGTGAGGCACCTGCAAACCCAGAATGTGCCCCCCTCCTCCATGTGCCCTGGTTAAAGGGCACAGTTTAGACTGTGAGCAGGTGGACCACCTGGCCAGGCTCTCTGTGGGTACAGACAATGGAAAGCCTGGCCCACAATCTGAAATTATATCAGAGCGTCTCGGGGGGAGAAACAGGCCTGGGCCACTCTATTTTTCTTCCAGAGGCacataacacatttaaaaaaatatattttttactcaaaaaaattttttttccttaaaaataattttcacttaaaaattttgttgaatgttcatttttttgagaaagaggggcagaacatgagagggagaggggcagagagagagagaatctgaagcaggctccaggctctgagctgtcagcacagagcccgacgcggggcttgaacctgcgaaccgtgagatcatgacctgagccaaagtcagacgctctgccaactgagccatccgggtgcctcagtatatttcacttttttaaagtgaagaaatACCAAAACAGGGTTGtagaaattgtgattttttttttaaaagtttgtttatatagttatctctacactcaatgtggagtGTACACATGAGTGTACtgatgaccccaagatcaagagtcacgtgctcctctgactgagccagccaggttcccctaccctgtggggttttttttttaagcaaaatattttatttaacaaagtaAAGGCTTCAATATATACCATAATATCCCCAGTCTACATACTAAGGGAATAAGATACAAGCTCATAGTTTTATGGGTAACATCTTCTCTCTAGTCCTGCTGAAGTAGCTCTGTGGTCATCCACTAACCTCATGTGGAAATAACAATTCAAAGTTCATCTCTGAGGTTGTTTGTGGGAGTGAGTTCAGAGCCAAATGGCCCCTCTGCAACAATCTTACCTTCCAGTCTCTAGTTATAACTTTCATTTAAGAATGATACTCTTTATTCATATGATCAGGAAAATGTAACAATGCAAAAACAAGTAGAAATAGAGAGCTACACAGTTTTGGCAATACCTTCCAGAAGAATCTCTTAACTGTTCACTGATTCATCAAGAGTAGGTTCCCACCTCCTCTTTGAAGGACCTTTAACTTATCACAGGAGGCCCTGGCTATGTGGTATGCAAtggcttcttcctctgcccctgagTGTTGGGCTGCAGAGCCAGCCCTGGGGGCCTGGATAGGGCCAGAGAAACATTGTTTGTACAGCTAAAGTTGCTCACAGCTCCTTTCCTGGGCACTCTGGCTGTGTTCTGGGAGCAGTGACAGGACCCTATGGCTCTATTCCTTGTGCCAGGGCCTCCCACTTTGAGCTCCTTGAGAGGAATGCATTAACCCAGTGGCTCAGTTTCCACTCTAAAATGAGGAAATCAGACTAGAGAGGTTCAGTGATTTCTCCAAGGTCGCCATAACCAGCAACACCAGGACTTTTATCCAGGCCTTCTCACTCTCGATGCTGAGCTCCTTCTACACAGCCCACTGCCTCCCTGGCGTGTGGGTAAGAGAGAGATGAGGCAGAAACAGGAGCCTGTATGGGTTGCACGGGAGACAGGTTAGTGGGCACCTGTGGCCCGCGGCCTGCCAAATCCACTGCAGCCTGTGCTCCTGGGCACCTCCATGCCCTCTGCAGGAGTGGGTGAGtgggcagaaggaagggaagggtccAGAGAAGAGCCTGTGGGTATCCGTGGATTCTCTGGGTAGCAGGCAGACACTGGATGCAAAGTTCACCCTCCCTACCCCTTGCACTCGGGTGTCCTTGAACCTGGAAGGTGAAGAAGAGTCTTGTCTTCCCTCCTCTTAAGATTCAAggagctaggggtgcctggctggctcagtcagtggagcatacaactcttgatcttggggttctgagTTTAAActccatattgggtgtagagattacttaaaaaaatttttttaataaataaaagattcaagATTCTCAGTTTGCTTCAAAAGACCCAGGCCTCGGTCCAGACTTTCAGGCCCCAGTGAACTGAGCCCAAGTAGAAATTTACTTAGAGTTTGTGTCACTGCTCAATGTGGGCATCCACAGGGCATTCATTGTGCCCTAGGGAAGGGTCGCATCACCTCAGCACTGGGGTGGGGTTTCAGTCAGGCCAGCAGTCACTGTCATAAAGCAGCTTTTCCCACAATGCCAATGGTGCTGTCATTCTAGCAATTGTTATCACTGGATCAATACCTTCTAATGTATATCACCCTTTAACTATTTATAGCATGCTTTCATTTGCACTCTCTTGGATTTTTCTCCCCGCCATCCTATGATGTACACCTTATTACTCCCGTGTCAGATGGGGAGAGTGGGGTTTAGAAAGATTATCTCAAAGCTAtgtcagtggcagagctgtgATTTAAATCTAGACTCCCTTCCCCCTTGCCCTGCCTCAGTCAGAACCTCTCCATTCCCAAAGCTGGGGCCAACCATACTTTATTTGTTGAAACAGTCTGGTCTAGTGATTCAGTGGTTAGTGCAGTGGAGTGAAACCAAGTATGGTCCTGCAGTCAGACCTGGGGAACTTGGGCAAGTGATTGTGTCATTCTGAGCCCCAgcttcccatctgtgaaatggggctaatgAGATGACTGTCTCAGGGACTCGTCATGGGTGATAGAtgagggtgggcagggcaggatgGGAGGAACTGACcacttcttctttccttcatttattgTGCCTGTGGCTGTGTCGTGTGTTGACTGTCACAGACATCTGGTCCCAGGCCTCAGAGAGGGGAGATCCACGTGTAAAGAGAGACATGAGTCAGAGGATCCAGAACAGGAATTCTGCCAAGGGAGGCTTGGCCCAGAAGAGAGTGGGCTAACACAGCTTTTAGGGGGACGAGCCCACTGGCTGAGTTGCCACGTGACACCCCCAGCTGCCTTCCCAACTGCACAGTGTTTGGTTGACAAGGACTTTTATACCCATTATCTAGTTTGATCCCCACAATCATGCTGCGCTAAGAAGGCACTTTGGCAGTGAGATTCAGTCAAGGTTGCAAAGCAGCAAGGAGCTTCTGGCCTGTCTCTTGACTCCAGACCAGTGCCCCCTGCTCCTTTCCCATAAAGGACCACCGGGGTACCCAACTGTCTCTGAGTAGCTCACTGGCTGAGGAGATTGGGGTCATCCACATCTCCCCCCAAGTCCCCCAGAGGACAGGCCCCGCTTACCTCGGAAGGGGAAGGCACCCAGTTTGTGCAGATTCTCCTCCAGTTTCCCATAGTCTACCTCCGCGGTGGCAGTGAAGGGGGTGGTCACAGGGGGGTAGATGCCTGCAATGTccatcttccttccctctcctgagGCCCAGCCCCCCACCTTCCTGGACAAGCCCCTGCTCAGCCCCTGCCTCAGGGAAGACCAGACTCCACGGCCCAGCATCTCTGCAAGAGGCCTGAAGCCCAGCTGGTCTCTGCCCCTGCGCGAGGCTGAGTTTGGACTCCTTCCTACCCTGTTAATGATCAGTGTGTCTAGTTAAAAATTTGCTGCCCCCTGACTGTTGGTGCTGGGGCAGGCCTGGGCTGGGCGTCCCCAGGGTCAGAGGTCAAGACTTTAGGCCCCATGGGTTCTCTCCCTGTAGGGAGCAGCTGGAGAAATGCCACAACCCAGTGTCCCTCTGGCCAGAGGGCGGGTTCCTGGGGTACCGACCCTAAACGGCTTCTCCAGCGGGGCCTGGGCCCTCCTCCCACAATCCCCAGCCCCAAAGCCAGCTGATTGGCTGAGCAGGCCCGGCCCTGCGGGAGGCGCGGCTGGGGAGAAACGTCAGCAGCGAGGCGCTGCTCTCCGAGCCCCTGAACCCCCGCCAGGCTCCTCCTGTGCGGGCTGCCACGTGACAAGGCTGTGCTGGCCACATAGCCCCATAGGACGGCGGTCACCGGTacggagcgggggaggggcgggatgGGTGCGCGGGGAAGCTGGTCCGCGCTGGGGATGTGGGAGGAGGGCTGGCAGTAAAGAAGCAAGAAGACACCCCTGTAGGAAAAGCAACAGGGCCGGGGCGGAAAGGTTCTAAGTTCCCCTCTTCCCCGAGCCTGCCCTTGCTCCAAAGTTTTCCTTCATTCCTAAGCATTTCGGacacaaatagaaacaaacatcaCAAATAGCAAaaacgacttttttttttttttttttttttttaattgcggTAGCTTGTGGGTGCCCGGGTCGTATGCAGAAGAATGGCAGGGTTGTCAGCTCTGGGGGCCATTACTGTGATCCTCTGGCTGTGCCCAAGGGACAGCCCGGGTGCCAGGGGCAGGTGTTCACTGGGCTGGCACAGGCTGGGGGGTCTCCTGCACACTCTCAGCAGGACCCTCCAACCCGTTCTGCTCTGCGCCTGGCTCTGGGTGCTCCAGAGCCTGCCGGGTGTCAGCCTGCCACAGCTGCACCAGGTCCGTGGGGGTCTTTCCTGCCTGGGGGAACCAAGAGGAGATGCCGTCACTGTTCAGAAGTTTGTCCCAGGAGGCGCCCTCATCTAAACCGGGGCTTCCAACTGGACGCACTTGGCAGTGTCTAGAGGTGGCTTTGGTTGTCACCATCAGGGGAGCGGAAACTACTGGCATATGGTGcacagaggtcagggatgctgctttAAAAGCCTCCAATACGCAGGACAGTCCCCACAACAAGGAATTATCCAGCCCCACTTACCAATAATGTGGTTGAGAAGCCCTCATCTACTTCCTCCCCACATCGTCCTGACTTTCCCATTATCTCCTTAGCCTTTCTTGAGGCAGGGGGACCTTCCCATTCCCCCCTCTTTTGCTATTGCACTGGGCCCCAAAGAAGAGCTTGGGCTAGGGGATATAGGACCCTCAGAGAACTCCAGGCCCGCCAGGCCAACACAGTGTGCTAGCAGTGGTTGCGCCAACCAAGTGCTTAGTTAGGTTCCTTCTAGCTCTGTCCCTCCATGATTTTGGCCTCCCTGGGCCTGGACATTAGGACTTCCTTGCATCTTTTGGGAGGGGGCTTTGGGAAGTCCTCTTACTGCCCCTCCTGGCCGTTTCTCTGCACTTGCACTCTAGACAGAGACAAGCATAAGAGCGAGTTGGGAAGGTGGGTGGTCCCCAAATCTCCAGGGGCCCAAAGAGACCTTCCACTGTGAGGGTGCTCCAAGGGCAGGCTGAGTCTTGCTTGGCTCTGTATTTCCTCCAagttcttggcacagagcctgggggaGTCATGCACACTGATTACTGAATCTGGGAAGGAATGAACTTACCAGGTTCTTGGTCATCATGTCAGCCCCATGCAGAAGCAGCAATTTGATGATTTTGTAGCGGTTGAGCCTCACAGCATCGTGCAGGGCACTGTCCCCTTCCTAGAGCCAGTGTGATACTCAGTGTGGCCCATGGGGGCGTGTGGGAGCCCTCAGGCTGCCTGCACACCCTTGGGGTGGCTGAGCAGAAGGGAAGCTGGACACTCACTCTGTCTTTGGCATTGATGTCCATGCCCAGGGACAGAAAGTGCTGCACAATCTCCACCTGCCCCGTCCGGACTGCCACATGCAGGGGGGTACTCAGCAGCTGGGTGGGGAGGAAACAGGAACTGCTAGCTGAAGGAGCCTGGACTGTGGTGCCTCCGGGAAGGGAGGCTGTCCTAATTCCAGCCTAGTCCCTTCCCTGAGTCGTAGTGTCAAGGCCTGAGCCCTGGAGGGGCTGGGAATGCTACAGTTTCCACCATCTTATCCAATGGTTTAACTCTGAAGTATTTCATGCCGccttctctgggaagccttctATGGTTCCTCTCTCACCCAGCTGTGAGCAACTGCTTACTCCTCTGCCCttcttttaataattataatagatgtggggtacttgggtggctcagtcggtagagcatgcaactcctgatctcggggttgtaggtttgagcccaatgttgagtacagagattactttaaaaaaatcttagggtcacctgggtggctcagtgggttgagcatctgactcttgatttcagctcaggtcatgatctcacggtttgtgggatggagccctgcgttgggctctgtcctgatggtgtggagtctgcttgggaatctctctctccctctctctctctgccccttcctggctctctctctcaaaataaataaacttaaaaaaaaaaaagatgctccaaattgttaaaaaaaataaataattatactaGATGCCATTTACTGAGGGATGACCATGTATTAGGCATGGCAGAAGCTTACAAAACATCAGCCTTATgctgaataaataatttacatacaCTTTCACGtctaattatataataattttgtaaaacatttgACAGATAATAACATAGGCTCAGAGGCTGTCTTGAACCTATCTGTCACTTGTTCAAGgatatacacaaaggaatgaataaacagaaaaatagtgggtgaacagatgaataaatgaatggatggatggacagataaatAAAGGATGATAAAGAATTGCATGGATGAACACATCCTGCATCTTTTGAGTGATCCCAAAGCCCCCCGATAGtggatttcttctcttctctcctgcccttctGCTCCCATCCCCAGATGGTGGTCCCCAAGGACCTACAGTTGATGGCAAGGacccctccctgggctctgcagccactctagaaaccAGACCAGCTCACTACCCTCCTGCCCTACTGGGCTTTTCTGTTCTCTGCTTcttgccctccccctccagctACCCTAATATCTGTGAGCATTATTGCCCCACCTTATCTCTTATGTTGGTGTCTCCTCCTCGGCTTTGCAGGAGTTTTACCACCTCCAAGTGGCCCCCACGGCAGGCCCAATGCATGGCCGTGCAGTCCAGCTAGAAGGGAAAGATGGGGCTTTAGGGAAGAAAGGAGCCTAGCGGAAAGGACCCCAGCCAAGAGGGTGGGAGGAATCGAGGgaaagagggcagggaaggggctggggcatGCCTATGCCTGGGCTATGGACCAAGCAGAGCAGGAGAACCCTCAGGTCCATGCCAAATTAACGAAGGGTGGCCCCAGGTCATACAATCTGCTAGAGATGAGGCCTGGCCCCTGAGGAAGCATGAGTGTCTTCCAGGTTGGCACAGGTTTACGGGAAGAGGGGGTCTGTTGGTGCTGGGCCTACCTCCTACCTCCCGCCCAATACCTGCTCTATAGCTCACCCGATCCTGGAAGTCCACAGTAGCCCCACTCTCCAGAAGCTTCTCCAGGATCTCCATGTGGCCTTCCAGGGAAGCTCGATGCAATGCTGTCCGGCGGAACTGTCCCCAGAGAGACTGTCAGGGCCTGATCTCTGGCCCCAGGCTAAGACCCAGGACTTAACCCTGTTCGATTCTGACCCGTATGCTCGGTCCCCCTATCTTCCATGTCCTGCCAGCTCTTTCATGTTCTATCTAGACCAGCTGTGGAGCCCTCTAATGCCCTGGGAACTCTGACCTTCTCAATGTGCCCTCTCCCAAGCATGTCACGCTGGGCCTTGGCacaggctgttccctctgccaggaatgccTATTTTGCCCTCACTTCCTGTGAGTGCTTGATGAATTCTTGCTACTCCTTCAAGAGGCAGGGCAACTCAAGTGCCATCATCTTGAAACCTCTGGGCCAGAGCTGTGCCTTGGGTGACCCAGAGAACCTTCCATGGTGAGAGGGTGTTGAAAGGCAAGCCAAGCCTTACTAGACTCTGCTTCTCCTCAGTGCCTAGCCCAGGGCCGGAATGAGCAGGTGCACACAAATGACTGATCCAAAGAAGGAACGAGTTTCAGCAGTTTGCTTTGATCTTTTGAAACACTCAAGCCATGGGGCATATCTTTCCATAGTCTAAAGATCTGGCTATACACCAGTCTCCCTCTACCCTCAACCCTGGTCTTCCCTTTTTTTgcaaacccccctcccccccgccccagcacctGGTACAGTGCTCAGGGACAGGAGGTGCTTGGATAGACCCAGAGGATTCAGATTCCAGAGTCTAAAGAATGGAAAGGCCATGCAGTCTAAGCCCACAATGATACAGGCTGAAGGGAGTGACCATAAATTTGCTTAATCCTGGGATATGAGTGTGAAAGAGCACCGTACCAAGTGTGAAAGAGGCAGTTTTCAGGGAAAACAAAACGAAGTGTGatggatgatggaaatgttttgaaaattgttgtgatgattgcacaacatgGTGGATGTAATTAATGCCTctgaattgtgcacttaaaatggctaaaatgggggcgcttgggtgactcagtcagttaagcgtctgacttcggctcaggtcatgatctcacatctcgtgagttcgagccctgtgtcgggctctgtgctgacagctccgagtctgtagcctacttcagattctgtgtctccctctctctctctgcccttcccccgtgcatgctctgtctctctctctctcaaaaataaacattaaaaaaaattaaaatggccatTTCATGCTATATGTAttccacaataaaataaaaataatttttaaagggaagCATATTATATAATGcaacacaaaaataatatcatttcCTAGTATGTGCTTTATAGTTTTTTCCTTCATCCAGTAATGACTTATTAAGGCATTAATATTCTGTTTGATCCCCATGACATGCTCTGAGGGAAATAGGCCATTTTATAGGGAAGGAAACTTAGGCATGGAGAGGTAATGAACCTAGCAATGGTCTCATAGCTAAGGTCCCGTACAGATGGGATTTGAGCCTcaaattctttgttttgtctttttaaatttaactctattcctctttcttccctaAAGGACCACCTGACATTTGTTTCCTTGGAGGTGGTTCAACTTGAAAAGGGCCTAAAGATTTAGATAAGTTCCCACACGGGCAAGAGGACATCCCAAATCTTCTAAAGACCCCTTTCTAAAGGACACCCAGTGCCTGTTCTCAAACAGGTCCAcaagtgggaggggtgggggtggcagctCTGACAGGGAGGCAGGCACAGGTGCAGGTAGGACTATCACCTGATCACAGGTGTCCGGGGAACCCCCATCGGCCAGGAATTTCTCAATGACCTTCATTTTCCCCTCCACTGCCGCTTTCAGGAATGTCTCCTCGTCCACAGGTCCAGTCTGGAAGGCATGAATCTAGTCATGGAGGGCTGCTCTGTAGTGATCAGagaccccctgcccacccccaccccacccctgacaACACAGGTGTTTCCCCCGCCCCAGGACCCTTACGATCTCCTCAGGCTCTGGAGGTGGCTCCTGGGGGGCAGTCAGTGCTTCCCGCTTTTTCTGCTTGCGTTTTTTCCGTAGCTCGATGAGGTTCTGGATCCCACCCACATCGATGATCTCCCGCCGAAGGTCTAGTGATGTCTTGCGCACACGCTCTTGACCCTGCATGGAGGGGGGTTCATCAACCCCCATGCTGGGGGCTTGGGGACCCTGAgctgagctgggggaggaggataGGGAGAGCTTctcaagggagaaagaatccaggACTAGAAGAAGCAGATGAGACAGGGACACAGATGGCTCAGATCAGGGGACAAGGGGAGACTTGAGGGGACTGCGTAAGAGCTACCAGCTTCAAGGCTTCACGTAGGTGAAGGGTAGGATGAGAGAATCTCAGAGGCAATCCTTAGCCCAGGACTTCTGAGCGGAGTATGAATCCTCAGCTTTCCTTCCATGCagtttcatttgtgtgtgtgtgtgtgtgtgtgttttatgataaaagtaatacatgattaatattaaaaagaaatacagaaacataAGAGGTATGAAGAGAAAGCCCTTCTCTCCCAGAGGTAAATTCTAGTATGGCTTGGTTGATGTCCTTCAGACAAGCATCCTATGGGATCATCCTCCACAATACTGCTTGGGAAACCGTTTTTCTCTTATGAGCACGGAGATCTCTCCAGTCCGCACACGCAGTCTCCCTGAGCCCCTTAACACCTGCATGGTGCCTGCGGTAGGGCCACTCAATAACTTGGGGCTTCCAAAATAAATTCCCTGGGATCTTGTACacatgcagattctgactcagcaggtctggggtggggctaAGATTCTTCATTGCTAACATGCTCCCAGGGGTGCTGAGATGCTGGTTCTCATACCACACTAGGAGCAGCAAAGCCCTAACTGCCTGTCCTGTCCCCTAAGCACAGAGGTTGGGTTCTCCTGACACTTACCTTAACCTTTTGTAAGGCCAGACTCGGAGCCCCGTGGTGCTTCTCATCCTCCAACACCAGCATGTCCATGGGCAGCTTCTGCTGGGCCTTTCCTAGGAGTTTCTGGTGAGCCAAGGAGAGGACATGCTCCAGGACCTGCCCTCAGCaggccagggaggcagggagcctcTCTCCCAACCCACTCCAAGGGCACCCTACGGACCTCCTCCTGTGTGACCCCAGATCCCTTCCATGCCCCACTCCTGACTGGAGAGCCGCAGGCCAGAGCAGAGCTCCCCATAACTCCCCAACCCAACCCTGACCCCAACCTCAGCTCAAACACCTGTCTCCTGATGGTTGTGGGTCCTCAGCAAAACAAGTTTAAGGGTTACTGGAATGAGTTttcatgaaattaaatatattcagtttttaaagcACTGAGATGATGGTGATTTTACTTTGCTGGCATTAAAAATTcactgtgggggtgcctgggtggctcagttgattgagcgtctgactttagctcaggtggtgatctaatggttcttgagttcaagccccacctggggctctctgctgccagcacagagcctgcttcggatcctctgtacccggctccgtctgcccctcccccacaggcactcgctctctctctctcttaaaaataaacattaaaaaattaaaattttcacattGATGAAATAATTGTGGTAAGAG contains these protein-coding regions:
- the ANKRD2 gene encoding ankyrin repeat domain-containing protein 2, encoding MEGSEEGSEAVKRATALIEERLAQEEENEKLLGKAQQKLPMDMLVLEDEKHHGAPSLALQKVKGQERVRKTSLDLRREIIDVGGIQNLIELRKKRKQKKREALTAPQEPPPEPEEITGPVDEETFLKAAVEGKMKVIEKFLADGGSPDTCDQFRRTALHRASLEGHMEILEKLLESGATVDFQDRLDCTAMHWACRGGHLEVVKLLQSRGGDTNIRDKLLSTPLHVAVRTGQVEIVQHFLSLGMDINAKDREGDSALHDAVRLNRYKIIKLLLLHGADMMTKNLAGKTPTDLVQLWQADTRQALEHPEPGAEQNGLEGPAESVQETPQPVPAQ